gaagaCAGGGATGAGAATACCAGGGtgtcagggatggggacagggacattgCGGTGTTGCGGATGGCCATGGAGATGGGGACACCGGGGTGTTAGGGATGGGGACGGAAACATCAGGGTATTGGGGACAGTGATGGGGACACTGAAGTGTCGGGGATGGGGACAATGGGGTGTCCGGGATGGGGCTAGGGACACCAAGAGTGtcaggaatggggatggggacaccaggatgTTCAGGATGAGGACACCGTGGTgtcagggatggggatgctgaagcatcaggatggggacagggacaccagggtataggggatggggacaccatggtgtcagggatggggacaccagggtgttGGAAACGAGGACAGGGACACAAGGGTGTTTGGAACAGGGACACCAGAGTGTCGAGGATGGGGATACCAGTATgttgaggatggggacagggacactggggTTTCGGGGGTGGgtacagggatggggacaccagggtgttagggatggggacagggacacaccaGAGTGATGGGGACGTGGCCAGGGACAGCTGGGtattggggatggggacagagacacCACAGtgttggggatggggacactgaggtactggggatggggacatcgaGGTGTCAGGGTCGGGGCCGGTGACCAaggggtgtccccggggtgtccccaggtgtccccactCACCTCGAAGCGCTGGAGgaactggcccaggttgccctgcaGCTCGGGGCACTCGGGGACAAACATGCGGTGCTGGTCCAGTATGTCGTACGCCAAGAAGTCCACGAAGGTGAGctgcgaggtggggggggggggggggaggtggggtgatggggggggggaggttaatCCCCAcagcgacaccccccccccccccccaaaaaacccctagCACCCCCCCACTTACCTTCTGCCCCGCAAACCACGGCCGGGAGCCCAGGAACCGGGAGAGCTCCCGCAGCTTCCCCGGGAGCTGCTCCAGGTACGCCGGCTTCAGCTTCTCCTAaacggagggcggggggggggaagcagagatggagggggggcagagctggggggggggcttcccCCCTGtgaacccccccagcacccagcggCATCACCCCCTGACTGCAGCCAGGCAAGGGGtgcaccccccccccgcacccccccatgTGCTTGATTccccttgtccccctgtccccagcggGGTTGGGGAAAAGAACCacaccgggggtggggggggggaaacgtaGGGGGGCGGGGGTGTCTGTCCCcttgtgcccccctccccacacccccccggggggggggtacTCACAAAGTCGGGGTTGTAGCACAGCCGGGCAAAGCTCATCCGCAAATCCATGAGCTGGTTCTCCAGCACGTCCACCCGCTGCATCTCCTCCTCCGTCTCCCCGCCTGCCGGGTGGGGACACATCagacccccccctacccccccccccccggcctcagggacacccccccggATAAGGGGGTCCCAATGCAGACCGGAAgacccctgctccccaaaaccaggGGGACCTCCATGTATACTAGGGGGGTGCAAGGGATGgctcacgcccccccccccccaggataaAGGGGATCACAtagagctttgggggggggggggggtgtgcaacAGAGGCCCCATGCCCTCCCTTCCCAACAagaagacacacaccccccccccccccatgcagaCCGAGGGGTCCCAGCGAGGGGGGGGGCCATGCCCTTCTCAGGACTGGGGCACCCCAATGCAGAGATGGGGAGAGCTGAAGGGAGGACCTGTGCACCCCCCCGGGCTaagggggaccccccccccatgcaGCCTGAGGGACCTAAGGGGGGGGTAATCAAGCACATGGCCCCCCCCTGTCACTCACACATCTTGTGCTTGCGGGCGATGTAGCGCAGGATGGCGTTGCTCTGCGTCAGCTTCACAGGGCCGTCGATGAGgtaggggagctgggggggggggggcaaggaagatgccatggggtggggctgtcagccccagtgcccccccagtccctccccactgccccccccccccatttcccatcACCTACGTTGGGGAAGTCAAGGCCCAGTTTCTCTTTCTCGTTGGTCCAGTCACTCGGAtcaaaggcaggagctggggggggggggggggggggcaggggggagcaaagcgatttgaggggggggggtgtctctcccccaaacccccccatcccagctcatTGCACCCACTGCAAATTCATGGGGGGGTGTGGAAAGCGCAGTGGGGGGGGGAGTTCCCCCCCCCGAACCCTgggcagcctccctgggcagatAAGGTGAACATTGAGTGGGGACAAAGGTccgtggcggggggggagaaACAGAGTTGCCCCCCCCAGACTtggcaggaggaggatggggcggggggggggggggggggggagggcaggaggacacGCTGTTCTTCTGCCCTGCGAAATGGGGAGTTTCTGCTCCCCCCAGCGCTTTCTGGACGCAGCAGGAAGGTCCCAGGGGACGggatggggtgtgggggggtggtgacaaacatggcggggggggggacacgacacccagCTTGCCCCCCTCACCTGGACCGGGGTGATACTGCCTCTCCTGATAGGGGGTCTCCGTGTACTCCAGCAGCAGGCGGATGGCATGggccagctgggggggggacacagcagccaccttcagcacccaccagcacccccctgcactccccaggaccccccccaccaccccgggaccgccccccccgccccacagctccctccccagcAAAGTCATTGCCACCCCtccacctcttcccccccccccaactcaccccACGGATGTCCCAGTACCCCAACGTGACCACCATGGTGGCACCCAGCTCCGGCTCTGAGGGGACACggccggggacagggagggagggagggagagggccgtgtcccccccccccgcccagcaccctcccttttcccctccctgctcccgtgactgggtgcaggcagggtgccagGGCGTCCCGCCAGCCGTGGGGCCAGCGCTGGGGCTGCCACCCGCCGTTCAGGATTGGGCCCCCATGAGCACCCCCAGAACTCTGGGGAACCCCCATGAGCACCCCCAGAactctggggacccccccccatccccaaagccAAGCCATGGGGGGGACCACCCTCTGCCACAGCAACAATCTATGGAGACACCCACCGCTCAGGAACCAGCCCTGGGTACCCCCATCACTTTGGGGACCCCTCATTGGCACCTCCATCACTTTGGGGACACCCCTCCATGAGCACCCTCATcactttggggaccccccccatccccaaagccAAGCCATGGGGGGGACCACCCTACGCCACAGCAGCGATCTGTGGGCCCACCCACCACTCAGGATCTGGCCCCCAGCACCTCCATcactttggggaccccccccatgaGCATCCTCATcactttggggacccccccaccaccaccatccccaaagcccagccatagcgggggggggggaacacacaccaCCCTATACCATAGCAGAGATCTATGGGGCCACCCTcttgctgcctcagtttccctctggggCCATGAtaccctccctcccttcccccccccccccgccccccccccatcacacTTAAATGTAAGTATTTtacttaaatactttatttttcatgcttggatggttctttttttcctttttttttccttttttttttggtttttttttttttcatcgttGCCATGACCTTTTCCCGGGAACGTTGGCCACCGGCTCCGGACCACAGTCGGGGACAGGACCAGGGTtttggggggacgtggggacggggTGATGCCCCACCGGGAAGGGATAAGCCCCCATCCGGCCCGATCCCGGCTACAAACAGCTCCTGGGAGCgtgggggacaagggacacgTGTCACCACGTCCCCTTCACCTTCCTCCCGGAGGTGGGGAAGAGGATGGAGCATCCTCCATCAGGCACCGTCCCCTGCGGTGTCCCCAGGACCACCGGGTCCCCACCGACGTGGCAGCCCCCTGGGAGGGTGTGAGGAGCCTGGGGGTGcggaaagccccccccccccgggttgtGTCCCCCGGG
This portion of the Numenius arquata chromosome 24, bNumArq3.hap1.1, whole genome shotgun sequence genome encodes:
- the LOC141475240 gene encoding glutathione S-transferase 2, yielding MVVTLGYWDIRGLAHAIRLLLEYTETPYQERQYHPGPAPAFDPSDWTNEKEKLGLDFPNLPYLIDGPVKLTQSNAILRYIARKHKMCGETEEEMQRVDVLENQLMDLRMSFARLCYNPDFEKLKPAYLEQLPGKLRELSRFLGSRPWFAGQKLTFVDFLAYDILDQHRMFVPECPELQGNLGQFLQRFEALEKISGYMRSGRFMKTPIFWRTAQWCNTKE